From Leishmania infantum JPCM5 WGS CACT00000000 data, contig 39, whole genome shotgun sequence:
GCAAACAGTGCCATCATCGATGTGGTAGACCTTCACCATCAGCACCCAGACGACGCACacggtgccgatgccgaCGATGTTGAGGGCCAGGCAGACCCAGCGAAAggcagagcagcaccacagcaAAATGAAACCGAACAGAAACGCTACGGCGTACACGGCGAGTGAGATGACATCAAACGCCTGAGCAAGGAGGAAAcggtcgcggcggctcgGGCAATTCTTCCACAGCACCCTCGTCTTCATGATGTACTCTGTGCCCAAGCACACCTTCTGTAAACCCCATAGCGTCACacaagcgctgccgccgaagacCCCGCCCTTCACCTCGCGAAACATGTCGAACGGCGTAGCCACCACCAAACAAAGCAACGCGAGGAACTGGAGGATCACGTAGATCAGAACGCCGATATGGGAATACATCTTCGCAAAGGCGCAGCAAACAAAAAGGTGAGGCGGAGATGGGCAGGAGA
This genomic window contains:
- a CDS encoding amastin, putative — its product is MYSHIGVLIYVILQFLALLCLVVATPFDMFREVKGGVFGGSACVTLWGLQKVCLGTEYIMKTRVLWKNCPSRRDRFLLAQAFDVISLAVYAVAFLFGFILLWCCSAFRWVCLALNIVGIGTVCVVWVLMVKVYHIDDGTVCMVLDKGFRFGIGFGLLLVAWVLDIIAIFFLLLPLEAKQDSESTKSEETEEAEAPEKPKDANEQE